Part of the Gigantopelta aegis isolate Gae_Host unplaced genomic scaffold, Gae_host_genome ctg5208_pilon_pilon:::debris, whole genome shotgun sequence genome, GAACCTGACATGTCACACCATTCAACCGGTGAGCCTCGGCATACCACGCACgtttactttaatcatttcAACCGCTACTCTACGCATGGGCGTcggtatatttgtttttcacttgAAATGCAGAATAGATCAGTGGTTACAAATGTATACATAATCTGATGCTTCGCCCAAGCCGGTTTTACGGAAATATGCAAGGTTGTCCGATAGAACTTCCGGTTACGGAAGCGcccgacaacggccgaatgcatggtttgaactacccgatgggtcgaacggACTTTGATGCACCAACAGTGtgcgagccaacgagattctaatGTACATTTTAACCTCCCTGTATCTTTCTGACGTCAtgaggcgggacgtatcccagtggtaaaacgttcgtcTGGTGCGTGgccgatccccgtcagtggcccattgagatatttttcgttccagccagtgcaccacgactggtatatcaaaggccgtggtatgtgctgtcttgtctgtgggatggtgcatataaaagatacctttctCTCAAAGACCAtaagtcggaattaccaaatgtttaacatccaataggcggtgattaataaatgaaggcgctctagtggtgccgttaaacaaataaaatgtctgacgccaaatcaCAGTAATTAAAGCGTTTTCAGTGCGTTGATAAATAAAACCTATCTCGTTTGTCTTTCCGTCacttggtctctctctctctctctctctctctctctctctctctctctctctctctctctctctatatatatatatatatatatatatatatatatatatatatatatatatatatatatatatatatatatatattaatactatataataaaaggcaaacgttattgtgacatgaaacagctcaaagaaatccAACCAAgaagttgttgcagcgattgcatgctttgtgccagaaacatggaatattcgtgagaaatcctgtccagtgttcaccataaaagcgcagacattcagtcgcaaatcattgtcactctgtgcagccttcagaagtcagaaaaacatcATTAATGAACTGTTtcatgcaatttcgtcatgccacgcctcattgaaaatgacagatggcgaacCATATGGGTGCTTGATtatgggacctcgcagcgtgacgtcgcacgtcaattcgaCGTCCaaagaaacaccatatggcacttgcggcaacgatatcaacaaaactttctccagcgtttattggcctcaatgagacgacggtgccaggcctgtatcaatgctcaaggtggacacactcgctactgactccctctagtgatgtggctcctTTGCATATGGCAgatgcgcccttttcatggactactgctcgtttccataccttcagacatttctctttccatgttataacgtttcatacacgacagtaaaaacttatcatcaatatctttgtcttttgtgtgtcacaataacttttacCTTTTAGTATACATATACTCAGTGCATATCTATCTCAATCTTTGTctcaatttctctctctctctctctctctctctctctctctctctctctctctctctctctctctctctctctctctccataccTTCCCTATCTCTTAGTAATAGTATACTGAAAGgcaagaaagagacagagagagagagagagagagagagagagagagagagagagagagagagagagagagagagagagagagattgagagaggcagaggcagagagagagagagagccgagAAAAGAGAGAGGCAGAGGAAAAGAGAGAAAGGTGGAGAAAAGAGATAGGGGtaagatggagagagagagagagagagagagagagagagagagagagagaggtggagagaaaagagagagagaaagggagagagagagagagagagagagagagagagagagagagagagagagagagagagagagagagagagagagagagagagagagagagagacagagagagaaaaagagatacagagagagagagagagagagagagagagagagagagagagagagagagagagagagagagagagagagacagacagagagacagacagcagacaaagacagatacagacagacaaacagaaacaGAGAAAGAAGCAGAGggatggggagagagagagagagagagagagagagagagagagagagagagagagaggagagagagagagagagagagggagagagagagagagagaggagagaggagagaagtgAGGAGAGGAGAGATGGGGAAGGATGAcaggggaggtggggggggaaAGGAGACAGGGGAAGgagtggggagagagagagagagagagggggggggggggaggggggcagttGACCGTCCTGCCATTATATCAGTTACTCCTGCCAAATCTCCACTTGTCAGTAAACGAAACAGTACATACAACGTACCAGTCGTGAGGTTGGAATGGGAGAAACATCACGACCATTGGGGTCTCTTGATCCTAAGATCCATGTCATCGTCTTGTGCATACATAaggacaaacaaacataaaagttaatattatgtatttataaaaatgtattgatgaAATGTAATTATCCTATATCTCTTTGTCTGTATGCAAATAAAGCTAAAGCAGTGATATCTGTCTATACAAACTAATATTTACGAGAAGGCAAAAATTCACTAATTTAAGCAAGAATCCATGTGTtagtaacaaaaaaacaaaaacaacatagtGTACCAGTACAAAGTAAAGTCTAACGGAACtttcaaaatagatttttagtcTCGAAATCAGATCTTTTCCGAATGGCTTTCGTCGGATCGGGTACAGTGTTAGGACGAGGAATGGTTTTCGTCGGATCGGGTACAGTCTTAGGACGAGGGATTACTTTCGTCGGATCGGGTACAGTATTAGGACGAGGAATGGCTTTCGTCGGATCGGGTACAGTCTTAGGACGAGGAATGGCTTTCGTCGGATCGGGTACAGTCTTAGGACGAGGAATGGCTTCCGTCGGATCGGGTACAGTCTTAGGATCGGGTACAGTCTTAGGACGAGGAATGGCTTCCGTCGGATCGGGTACAGTCTTAGGACGAGGGATTACTTTCGTCGGATCCGGTACAGTATTAGGACGAGGAATGGCTTTGGTCGGATCGGGTACAGTATTAGGACGAGGAATGGCTTTCATCGGATCGGGTACAGTCTTTGGACGAGGAATGGCTTCCGTCGGATCGGGTAGAGTCTTAGGACGAGGAATGGATTCCGTCGGATCGGGTACAGTCTTAGGACGAGGAATGGCTTTCGTCGGATCGGGTACAGTATTAGGACGAGGAATGGCTTTCGTCGGATCGGGTACAGTCTTAGGACGAGGAATGGCTTTCGTCGGATCGGGTACAGTCTTAGGACGAGGAATGGATTCCGTCGGATCGGGTACAGTCTTAGGACGAGGAATGGATTTCGTCGGATCGGGTACAGTCTTAGGACGAGGAATGGCTTCCGTCGGATCGGGTACAGTCTTAGGACGAGGAATGGCTTTCGTCGGATCGGGTACAGTCTTAGGACGAGGAATGGCTTTCGTCGGATCGGGTACAGTCTTGGGACGAGGAATGGCTTTCGTCGGATCGGGTACAGTCTTAGGACGAGGAATGGCTTTCGTCGGATCGGGGAATCTTACATGGTCTTCGGGTACAACGAGAGGAATGGCTTTCGTCGGATCGGGTACAGTCTTAGGACGAGGAATGGCTTTCGTCGGATCGGGTACAGTCTTAGGACGAGGAATGGCTTTCGTCGGATCGGGTACAGTGGGACGAGGAATGGTTTCGTCGGATCGGGTACAGTCTTGGGACGAGGAATGGCTTTCGTCGGATCGGGTAGAATCTTAGGACGAGGAATGGCTTTCGTCGGATCGGGTACAGTCTTAGGACGAGGAATGGCTTTCGTCGGATCGGGTACAATCTTAGGACGAGGAACGGCTTTCGTCGGATCGGGGTACAACGGTCGGATCGGGTAGGACGAGGAATGGCTTTCGTCGGATCGGGTACAGTCTTAGGACGAGGAATGGCTTTCGTCGGATCGGGTACAGTATTAGGACGAGGAATGGCTTTTGTCGGATCGGGTACAATATTAGGACGAGGAATCGGGCAGTCTTAGCACGAGCAACGGCTTTCGTCGGATCGGGTACAGTCTTAGGACGAGGAATGGATTCCGTCGGATCTGGTACAGTCTTAGGACGAGGAATGGATTCCGTCGGATCGGGTACAGTCTTAGAACGAGGAATGGCTTTCGTCGGATCGGGTACAATATTAGGACGAGGAATGGCTTCCGTCGGATCGGGTACAGTCTTGGGACGAGGAATGGCTTTCGTCGGATCGGGTACAGTCTTAGGACGAGGGATGGCTTTCGTCGGATCGGGTACAGTCTTAGGACGAGGAATGGATTCCGTCGGATCGGGTACGGTCTTAGGACGAGGAATGGATTCCGTCGGATCGGGTACAGTCTTAGGACGAGGAATGGCTTTCGTCGGATCGGGTACAGTCTTAGAACGAGGAATGGCTTTCGTCGGATCGGGTACAGTCTTAGGACGAGGAATGGCTTTCGTCGGATCGGGTACAGTCTTGGGACGAGGAATGGCTTTTCGTCGGGATCGGGTACAGTACAGTATTAGGACGAGGAATGGCTTTCGTCGGATCGGGTACAGTCTTAGGACGAGGAATGGCTTTCGTCGGATCGGGTACAGTCTTAGGACGAGGAATGGCTTTCGTCGGATCGGGTACAGTCTTCGGGTAGAATCTTACGAGAGGAATGGCTTTCGTCGGATCGGGTACAGTCTTAGGACGAGGAATGGCTTTCGTCGGATCGGGTACAATCTTAGGACGAGGAATGGCTTTCGTCGGATCGGGTACAGTCTTAGGACGAGGAATGGCTTCCGTCGGATCGGGTACAGTCTTAGGACGAGGAATGGATTCCGTCGGATCGGGTACAGTCTTAGAACGAGGAATGGCTTTCGTCGGATCGGGTACAGGACGAGGAATGGCTTCCGTCGGATCGGGTACAGTCTTGGGACGAGGAATGGCTTTCGTCGGATCGGGTACAGTCTTAGGACGAGGAATGGCTTTCGTCGGATCGGGTACAGTCTTAGGACGAGGAATGGCTTCCGTCGGATCGGGTACGGTCTTAGGACGAGGAATGGATTCCGTCGGACTGGGTAGAGTCTTAGGACGAGGAATGGCTTTCGTCGGATCGGGTACAGTCTTAGAACGAGGAATGGCTTTCGTCGGATCGGGTACAGGACGAGGAATGGCTTCCGTCGGATCGGGTACAGTCTTACGACGAGGAATGGCTTCCGTCGGATCGGGTACAGTATTAGGACGAGGAATGGCTTTCGTCGGATCGGGTACAGTCTTAGGACGAGGAATGGCTTTCGTCGGATCGGGTACAGTATTAGGACGAGGAATGGCTTTCGTCGGATCGGGTACAGTCTTGGGACGAGGAATGGCTTTCGTCGGATCGGGTAGAATCTTAGGACGAGAAATGGCTTTCGTCGGATCGGGTAGAATCTTAGGACGAGGAATGGCTTTCGTCGGATCGGGTACAGTCTTAGGACGAGGAATGGCTTTCGTCGGATCGGGTACAATATTAGGACGAGGAATGGCTTTTGTCGGATCGGGTACAGTCTTAGCACGAGGAATGGCTTTCGTCGGATCGGGTACAGTCTTAGGACGAGGAATGGCTTTCGTCGGATCGGGTACAGTCTTAGGACGAGGAATGGCTTTCGTCGGATCGGGTACAGTC contains:
- the LOC121366290 gene encoding buccalin-like produces the protein MAFVGSGTVLGRGMVFVGSGTVLGRGITFVGSGTVLGRGMAFVGSGTVLGRGMAFVGSGTVLGRGMASVGSGTVLGSGTVLGRGMASVGSGTVLGRGITFVGSGTVLGRGMALVGSGTVLGRGMAFIGSGTVFGRGMASVGSGRVLGRGMDSVGSGTVLGRGMAFVGSGTVLGRGMAFVGSGTVLGRGMAFVGSGTVLGRGMDSVGSGTVLGRGMDFVGSGTVLGRGMASVGSGTVLGRGMAFVGSGTVLGRGMAFVGSGTVLGRGMAFVGSGTVLGRGMAFVGSGNLTWSSGTTRGMAFVGSGTVLGRGMAFVGSGTVLGRGMAFVGSGTVGRGMVSSDRVQSWDEEWLSSDRVES